A single region of the Candidatus Reconcilbacillus cellulovorans genome encodes:
- a CDS encoding ABC transporter permease, translated as MTHDRTWSTRLFDAVNYSLLFLIAAATILPFLHVVAGSFTTAEELAVKKFVLFPSRFSLDAYLYIFSTNTVMRGMLVSVCVTVFGTLFSVFLTSLMAYGLGRRDLVGRRPLMFLVVFTMLFSGGMIPTFIVVKALGMIDSYLALVVPSSISAFNLIILRNFFMNLPEGLEESAKIDGCGDFRVLFQIVIPLSMPAIATIALFYAVTYWNTYLPAILYLNDATKWPIQVILRQIVILASGLSADTTGLSDDFIRPPEQTIKMAVIVVATIPVLLVYPFLQKHFVKGALLGAIKG; from the coding sequence GTGACGCACGACCGCACATGGTCGACCCGTCTGTTCGACGCCGTCAACTATTCGCTGCTGTTTTTGATCGCTGCAGCGACGATACTGCCGTTTCTTCACGTGGTTGCGGGTTCGTTTACGACGGCGGAGGAACTGGCGGTCAAAAAGTTCGTGCTGTTTCCGAGCCGGTTCAGCCTTGACGCATACCTGTACATTTTTTCGACGAACACGGTCATGCGCGGCATGCTGGTTTCCGTCTGCGTGACGGTATTCGGGACGCTGTTCAGCGTTTTTTTGACGTCGCTGATGGCCTACGGTCTCGGCCGCCGCGATCTCGTCGGTCGGCGGCCGCTCATGTTTCTCGTCGTGTTCACGATGCTGTTCAGCGGCGGGATGATCCCAACATTTATCGTCGTCAAAGCGCTCGGGATGATCGACTCCTATCTGGCACTTGTCGTACCGAGTTCGATCAGCGCGTTTAATCTGATCATTTTGCGCAACTTTTTTATGAATTTGCCTGAAGGTCTGGAGGAATCGGCGAAGATCGACGGCTGCGGCGATTTCCGCGTCCTGTTTCAGATCGTCATTCCGCTGTCGATGCCGGCGATCGCGACGATCGCGTTGTTTTATGCGGTGACGTACTGGAACACGTATTTGCCGGCGATCCTGTACCTTAACGATGCGACGAAATGGCCGATCCAGGTCATTTTGCGGCAGATCGTAATTTTGGCCAGCGGGCTGAGTGCGGACACGACGGGGTTATCTGACGATTTCATACGGCCGCCGGAGCAAACGATCAAAATGGCGGTCATCGTCGTCGCGACGATTCCGGTATTGCTCGTCTATCCGTTTTTGCAAAAACATTTCGTCAAAGGCGCTTTGCTCGGCGCGATCAAGGGGTGA
- a CDS encoding protein lplB, which yields MALQQETVYAAKAERVFRSPLWWRAIWKNRAVYLMILPGLLYFLVFKYAPMWGLIISFQDYKPYKGVLGSEWVGFAHYRRLFTDPVFWNILKNTLILFLMNLVFYFPVPIVLALMLNEVRHHWYKRTVQTIVYLPHFMSWVIIVSISFVMLTMDGGIVNRLLEAAGIGKINFLLSPEWFRPIYILQVIWREAGWGTIVYLAAIATVDPQLYEAARIDGAGRFRQIWHITLPAIRGVIVVLLILKIGDVLELGFEHVYLLLNAMNREVAEIIDTYVYTAALRQGQFSYSTAIGFFKSFVGLVLVVVANRLAKKFGEEGVY from the coding sequence ATGGCGTTGCAGCAGGAGACGGTATACGCGGCGAAGGCGGAACGCGTTTTTCGCTCTCCTCTTTGGTGGCGCGCAATCTGGAAAAACCGGGCGGTCTATTTGATGATTCTGCCAGGGCTGCTCTATTTTCTCGTGTTCAAATACGCGCCGATGTGGGGACTTATCATTTCGTTTCAGGATTACAAGCCTTACAAAGGCGTGCTCGGCAGTGAATGGGTCGGCTTCGCTCATTATCGGCGTCTGTTTACCGACCCGGTGTTCTGGAACATTTTGAAAAACACCTTGATCCTGTTTTTGATGAACCTCGTGTTTTATTTTCCGGTGCCGATCGTTTTGGCGCTCATGCTGAACGAGGTGCGCCATCACTGGTACAAGCGGACGGTGCAGACGATCGTTTATTTACCGCATTTCATGTCGTGGGTCATCATCGTTTCGATTTCGTTCGTCATGCTGACGATGGACGGCGGTATCGTCAACCGGCTGCTGGAGGCGGCCGGAATCGGTAAAATCAATTTTTTGCTGTCGCCGGAGTGGTTCAGGCCGATTTATATTTTGCAGGTCATCTGGCGCGAAGCGGGATGGGGCACGATCGTCTATCTCGCGGCGATCGCCACCGTCGACCCGCAGCTGTACGAAGCCGCGCGCATCGACGGGGCGGGCCGTTTCCGTCAAATCTGGCATATTACGCTTCCGGCGATCCGCGGCGTCATCGTCGTGCTGCTCATTCTGAAAATCGGCGACGTCCTGGAACTCGGCTTCGAACATGTCTATCTGCTGCTCAACGCGATGAACCGCGAAGTCGCCGAAATCATCGACACGTACGTGTACACCGCGGCGCTTCGTCAAGGGCAGTTCAGCTACAGTACGGCGATCGGCTTTTTCAAGTCGTTCGTCGGCCTGGTGCTCGTCGTCGTCGCCAACCGGCTCGCCAAAAAATTCGGCGAGGAAGGCGTCTATTGA